TGAATCCGTCAGAACCTTAAAGGGTTTATATGTGGCAGTACTAAACTTTTCAGGAGATTTGGATTAATATATGGATAGGAATCAATGGAAATGGCTCGCGGTTTCAATCGTATTCAGTATAATTGTTCTTGCACTTGTTCTCTATTTTACCATAGACGAGCAGACTATAACTTATCTTCAGCAGTTAAAGCCCGAATATCTTATTGCGGCCCTGTTACTGCATATGCTCTCCCTGTGCTTCTGGTCGATGAGGATCAAGATGATGTCCCAGTCGCTGGGATATAAGGTCCCGTTCCTCCACTGCATGAATATGGTGTTTGCAAATCTCCTTATCGCCGCTGTGACCCCTTCTCAGGCAGGAGGAGAGCCTGTCAGAATACACGAACTGTACCGAGCCGACGTTCCGCTGGGCGACGCTACGGCAATTGTCATTATGGAGAGGGTTCTCGACGGAATCCTGCTGGGAATAATAGGGGGAGTCGCAATGTTTCTCCTGTGGATCGGTGCGGAAGAGCTCGGCCTCACCATAACGATTCCGCTTCTCTTCATGTGGATTTTGATCGTCGGGTTCGTGGTTCTCTTTGCATATTCGGTTAAGAATCCGGAGTTTCTCAAGAGGCTGATCAAAAAGGTCTCCGGGTGGTTCACGAAACGCTGGCGTGCGGAAAAGATTGAGAAGCTTACAAAAGATATCGACGAAGAGGTCGACAACTTCAACTCAGCACTGAAAAATTACGTGAGCCACTCGAAGAGAGGGCTTATGTGGGGAGCTCTCTTCACTGTCCTCTACTGGTTCTCGGAGTTCTACATCGCTTCGCTCATCCTGATGGGACTTGGTGAAGGGCCGCATATCGTTGAATCGTTTGTGGCACAGATTATTATTGCTATAATCATGATGA
This window of the Methanolacinia paynteri genome carries:
- a CDS encoding lysylphosphatidylglycerol synthase transmembrane domain-containing protein produces the protein MDRNQWKWLAVSIVFSIIVLALVLYFTIDEQTITYLQQLKPEYLIAALLLHMLSLCFWSMRIKMMSQSLGYKVPFLHCMNMVFANLLIAAVTPSQAGGEPVRIHELYRADVPLGDATAIVIMERVLDGILLGIIGGVAMFLLWIGAEELGLTITIPLLFMWILIVGFVVLFAYSVKNPEFLKRLIKKVSGWFTKRWRAEKIEKLTKDIDEEVDNFNSALKNYVSHSKRGLMWGALFTVLYWFSEFYIASLILMGLGEGPHIVESFVAQIIIAIIMMIPLTPGSSGIAELSATSLYALFVPSAIVGIFVVLWRLILYYFNIFLGIFGTVIIVKREVVRKAIKDKIAKAGAGLQKRE